The following are encoded in a window of Cucurbita pepo subsp. pepo cultivar mu-cu-16 chromosome LG12, ASM280686v2, whole genome shotgun sequence genomic DNA:
- the LOC111806862 gene encoding photosystem II stability/assembly factor HCF136, chloroplastic-like, with protein MATLQQLLKPSWSSSLFASSSPRHSLSSTTPKASLQNSSVNRRQFVAETAATVSLSLSPFIAPVPPAKSEESLSEWERLYLPIDPGVVLLDIAFVPDDLDRGFLLGTRQTILETKDGGRTWAPRSIPSAEEEDFNYRFNAISFKGKEGWIVGKPAILLYTSDAGESWERIPLSAQLPGDMVYIKATGDKSAEMVTDEGAIYVTSNKGYNWKAAVQETVSATLNRTVSSGISGASYYTGTFNTVNRSPDGRYVAVSSRGNFYLTWEPGQPFWQPHNRAIARRIQNMGWRADGGLWLLVRGGGLFLSKGTGISEEFEEVPVQSRGFGILDVGFRSQEEAWAAGGSGVLLKTTNGGRTWTRDKAADNIAANLYSVKFINDKKGFVLGNDGVLLQYLG; from the exons ATGGCGACTCTGCAACAACTCCTCAAACCTTCATGGTCCTCCTCTCTCTTTGCTTCCTCCTCTCCACGCCATTCCCTCTCTTCAACCACTCCCAAAGCCTCTCTTCAGAATTCTTCCGTCAATCGCCGCCAGTTTGTTGCTGAGACGGCGGCCACGGTCTCTCTGTCGCTTTCTCCGTTTATTGCCCCCGTACCACCGGCGAAGTCTGAAGAATCTCTATCGGAGTGGGAGAGACTTTACCTTCCTATAGATCCTGGTGTTGTCCTTCTCGACATTGCTTTTGTGCCCGATGATTTGGACCGTG GCTTCCTTTTGGGGACTAGGCAAACCATTTTAGAGACGAAAGATGGTGGAAGAACATGGGCTCCACGTTCAATACCCTCggctgaagaagaagacttTAACTACCGGTTTAATGCTATTAGCTTCAAAGGAAAGGAAGGATGGATTGTTGGCAAGCCTGCAATTCTGTTGTACACTTCGGATGCAGGAGAAAGTTGGGAAAGGATACCTCTTAGCGCTCAGCTTCCTGGAGATATG GTCTACATTAAAGCAACTGGAGACAAAAGTGCAGAGATGGTTACTGATGAAGGTGCAATTTATGTTACATCAAACAAGGGTTATAACTGGAAGGCTGCAGTTCAGGAGACTGTTTCTGCCACTCTTAATAG AACCGTTTCTAGTGGTATAAGTGGTGCAAGCTATTACACTGGAACCTTTAACACTGTCAATCGCTCTCCTGATGGGCGTTATGTAGCTGTTTCAAGTCGTGGTAACTTCTATCTCACCTGGGAGCCTGGGCAG CCATTCTGGCAGCCACATAATAGAGCTATTGCAAGGAGGATTCAGAATATGGGGTGGAGAGCTGATGGTGGTCTTTGGCTTCTTGTTCGTGGAGGAGGACTTTTTCTTAGTAAAGGGACAGGG ATCAGTGAGGAGTTTGAAGAAGTTCCAGTTCAAAGCCGAGGTTTTGGCATATTAGATGTTGGTTTTCGTTCACAG GAAGAGGCTTGGGCAGCTGGAGGAAGTGGAGTACTTCTGAAAACTACAAATGGTGGCAGGACATGGACCCGTGATAAAGCAGCTGACAATATTGCAGCCAACCTTTACTCTGTAAA GTTTATAAACGATAAGAAAGGATTTGTGCTCGGAAATGACGGGGTGTTACTTCAATATCTTGGTTGA
- the LOC111807261 gene encoding uncharacterized protein LOC111807261 yields the protein MNSAAEARRRVCDRFGDGRFSKNNEKRKLFGVVVAALLATFVVQSNASETIGEWQILTRQNFSSQIRLHPHILLLVTLPWSGESRALMKDIAHLIENRKERYSSLKLMFMYRNSEKMLVNAIGATSEETNVIFYHHSVSYKYQGRLTAQNIVFSIYPYMSLLPEELPLTHLNTPEELKSFLDSTDKALLLTEFCGWTTQLLSKGIKGNVTDDLVGTTKEHTDGIQTLRGKSNGKHRNKNTDMCGIEKVYGVPWFGEFSSGNDTSEAKCTNESFPSSCNHEEFMRYSSFFTNLLAVVREFFLPREKHGFGLISDRSMLSSLGIDNSDSWFATLHFAGCPRCSKTLSADDDLKENLQMNNFIVSELEVDGIGQQPFLPVNKPSIILFVDRSSNSSESRRDSKAALGDFRELAQQYCTSYPVTEQAPNKLPSLRSALEPPRLKLSPASRSIKLEDKTSSVMIVNEGKLVSLDKLASELQENSLQEILSLLQKKQATLSSLARNLGFQLLSDDIDLKLANPLADVAEVQPLEVSPETSPKGTTTLGVQLDEDQSIHGRCMSAKERGEASDVCTMESSTQQDNEKSASIHTHEHHDSIQPDEAASDQKLDVPRIIKVEEKSSLTMEISRDENLCIQGFEGSFFFSDGNHRLLKALTDQSKFPALVIVDPLLQQHHVFPSEKILSYSSQADFLSSFLNRSLHPFQLSESVNRSPRAAIIPPFVNLDFHEVNSVPRVTALTFSELVLGSIESESLNTLDPHGKDVLVLFSNSWCGFCLRSEVVVSEVYRAIQGYANTLTSGRGKEDNMLSEARTDLLSKLPLIYLMDCTLNDCSAILKSFDQREVYPALLLFPAASKKAILYEGDLAVSEIIEFVAEQGSNSQHLISQKGILWTVTDNRIERGKSSEDVRPTHLQEKDAIPSEKYHEVLVRDRKVESATRFGHLNLHITNDEEESSLHIGIGSVLTATDKLVGSQLFDNAQILIVKADQTVGFHGLIINKYIRWDSLQDMAEGLEMLNEAPLSLGGPLIKRKMPLVALTQNVPKDLQQQLEILPGIHFLDQVATLHEIEEIKSGNHSVNGYWFFLGYSSWGWDQLYDEIAEGLWRLSNDGASYLNWPEVQQHFGAS from the exons ATGAATTCAGCTGCTGAAGCTAGAAGACGAGTGTGCGATAGATTTGGTGATGGCCGGTTTTCTAAGAACAATGAGAAACGGAAGCTGTTTGGGGTGGTCGTTGCCGCACTTTTGGCGACGTTCGTTGTTCAATCTAATGCATCGGAGACAATTGGAGAATGGCAAATTCTTACCAGACAGAATTTTTCTTCTCAGATCAGACTTCATCCGcatattcttcttcttgtcaCACTTCCCT GGTCTGGTGAATCACGAGCCCTAATGAAAGATATAGCCCAtcttattgaaaatagaaaagaaaggtaTAGTTCATTAAAGCTGATGTTCATGTACAGAAACTCAGAGAAGATGTTAGTAAATGCAATTGGTGCTACGTCAGAGGAGACAAATGTTATTTTCTACCATCATTCTGTATCTTACAAGTATCAAGGGAGACTAACAGCCCAAAATATAGTATTCTCAATTTATCCATACATGTCACTATTGCCTGAAGAACTTCCCCTTACGCACTTGAATACCCCTGAGGAATTGAAGTCATTCCTTGATTCAACTGATAAGGCCTTGCTTCTCACGGAATTTTGTGGATGGACCACACAATTGCTGTCCAAGGGGATAAAGGGCAATGTTACAG ATGATCTCGTTGGAACAACTAAGGAACATACTGATGGAATACAAACATTGAGAGGGAAGAGTAACGGCAAG CATCGTAACAAAAATACAGACATGTGTGGTATTGAAAAAGTATATGGAGTTCCATGGTTTGGGGAGTTCAGTTCAGGAAACGATACTTCTGAGGCGAAGTGTACAAATGAATCTTTTCCATCATCTTGCAATCATGAAGAGTTCATGCGGTACAGCTCTTTCTTCACAAATTTATTGGCTGTTGTCAGAGAATTCTTCCTGCCGAGAGAGAAGCATGGTTTTGGTCTAATCTCCGATAGATCGATGCTTTCTTCTCTTGGCATTGACAATTCGGATTCGTGGTTTGCAACACTTCATTTTGCTGGATGTCCCAGATGTTCAAAAACTCTTAGTGCAGATGATGACCTTAAGGAAAATTTACAGATGAATAATTTCATTGTTTCAGAG CTTGAAGTAGATGGGATTGGTCAGCAGCCTTTTTTGCCAGTCAATAAGCCATCGATAATTCTATTCGTGGATAGATCATCCAACTCATCAGAGTCTAGAAGAGACAGTAAGGCAGCTCTTGGGGATTTCAGAGAATTAGCACAACAGTATTGCACATCTTATCCTGTCACTGAACAAGCTCCTAACAAGCTCCCGTCACTGAGAAGTGCCTTGGAACCTCCTAGACTAAAGTTGTCTCCAGCATCTCGGTCAATTAAATTGGAGGATAAGACGTCTTCTGTCATGATTGTGAATGAGGGTAAACTTGTCTCTTTGGATAAATTAGCTTCAGAACTACAAGAAAATTCATTGCAAGAGATCCTATCACTCCTTCAGAAAAAACAGGCTACGTTAAGCTCCCTTGCAAGGAATTTAGGTTTCCAGCTCTTATCTGATGATATTGACCTTAAATTAGCAAATCCATTGGCAGATGTGGCAGAAGTTCAACCTTTAGAAGTGTCACCAGAGACATCCCCGAAAGGCACTACTACACTTGGTGTTCAACTGGATGAAGATCAGTCAATTCATGGCAGGTGTATGTCTGCCAAAGAGCGTGGAGAAGCTTCAGATGTTTGTACCATGGAATCTTCTACTCAGCAAGATAATGAGAAGAGTGCTAGCATTCATACACATGAGCATCATGATTCTATACAGCCTGATGAAGCAGCTTCCGATCAGAAATTGGATGTTCCTCGAATCattaaagttgaagaaaaatctTCTTTAACAATGGAAATATCGAGGGATGAGAACCTCTGCATCCAAGGTTTTGAaggttcatttttcttctctgatgGTAACCACCGATTACTTAAAGCTTTGACAGATCAATCAAAGTTCCCTGCTTTGGTAATAGTTGATCCCCTTCTGCAGCAGCATCATGTCTTTCCATCAGAGAAAATACTGAGCTATTCTTCACAGGCTGATTTCTTAAGCAGTTTTCTCAATAGAAGCTTACATCCATTTCAACTGTCTGAATCCGTTAACAGAAGCCCTAGGGCAGCCATTATCCCACCATTTGTTAATTTGGATTTTCATGAGGTGAATTCTGTTCCTCGGGTTACAGCTCTTACTTTCTCCGAACTTGTTCTTGGCTCCATCGAATCTGAATCTTTAAATACTCTCGATCCACATGGCAAGGATGTGTTAGTTCTGTTCAGCAATAGTTGGTGTGGTTTTTGCCTGAGAAGTGAAGTAGTTGTTTCTGAAGTTTATCGAGCTATCCAGGGTTATGCTAACACGCTGACGAGTGGACGTGGAAAGGAAGATAACATGTTAAGTG AAGCTCGGACAGATCTACTGTCAAAGCTCCCGCTTATCTACTTAATGGACTGCACACTGAACGATTGCAGTGCAATTCTAAAGTCATTTGATCAG AGAGAAGTCTATCCTGCGCTTTTGTTATTTCCAGCAGCAAGTAAGAAAGCTATATTGTATGAAGGTGATCTAGCAGTAAgcgaaattattgaatttgtgGCAGAACAAGGAAGTAATTCCCAACATCTTATCAGTCAGAAGG GAATTCTATGGACAGTGACGGACAACAGAATTGAACGCGGCAAGTCATCTGAAGATGTAAGACCCACTCATCTTCAAGAAAAGGATGCTATTCCAAGCGAAAAGTACCACGAAGTCCTAGTGAGAGACAGGAAAGTGGAAAGTGCTACAAGATTCGGTCACTTAAATCTTCATATCACAAATGATGAGGAGGAATCATCACTTCATATAGGCATTGGATCCGTGTTAACCGCCACAGACAAGCTTGTTGGTTCACAACTTTTTGATAATGCTCAGATTCTGATTGTCAAGGCAGATCAAACCGTTGGTTTCCACGGTCTGATAATCAACAAGTATATCAGATGGGATTCTCTTCAAGACATGGCAGAAGGTTTAGAGATGTTAAACGAGGCACCATTGTCGCTCGGGGGGCCGCTCATTAAACGCAAAATGCCTCTCGTGGCCTTAACTCAAAATGTTCCTAAAGATCTGCAGCAGCAGCTTGAAATCCTACCAGGCATACACTTCCTGGATCAGGTAGCTACATTACATGAAATAGAAGAGATAAAGTCAGGAAATCACTCAGTTAATGGATATTGGTTTTTCTTGGGTTATTCAAGTTGGGGTTGGGATCAGTTGTATGATGAAATTGCTGAAGGGCTTTGGAGATTATCCAACGATGGCGCGAGTTACTTAAATTGGCCGGAAGTTCAACAACATTTTGGTGCATCATAA
- the LOC111806861 gene encoding endoglucanase 5: MPRGYLLALVAAVLCFEAAATAGEFNYGDAVDLSFLYLEAQRSGKLPADRRVKWRGDSGLKDGLAQGVNLVGGYYDAGDNVKFGLPMAFVTTILSWGAIDFKKEITDLNHMDKALKAIKWGTDYLIKAHPERNVLWAQVGDGASDHFCWQRPEDMSTPRTAYKLDESHPGSDLAGETAAALAAASIAFKTYNSSYSDLLLVHAKELFTFADTFRGLYDDSIPCAADFYSSSGYWDELLWAAAWLFRATGDEYYLKYTVDKAVSFGGTGWAMKEFSWDNKYAGVQVLLTKVLLEGRAAAYESTLKQYQAKADYFACACLQKNDGFNINKTPGGLMYVREWNNMQYASAAAFLMAVYSVYLSDANAKLTCPDGVFEPKELLNFAQSQADYILGKNPNSISYLIGYGSKFPQKLHHRGSSIASIFSDPSPIGCVQGFDFWYHRPQGNPNVLHGALVGGPDKNDRFDDDRSEYEQTEPTLTACAPLLGLFSKLQSSVNGYRIPGSRGNPPPVKPEEKSPNANAPVPVGAPVEFIHTITSTWMVSKESYYRHQVKIKNTSGKPISDLKLRLENLSGPIWGLSPTQQKGIYELPPWLRLLQPGSECVFIYIQEGPQAKVTVSSYH, encoded by the exons ATGCCACGTGGTTACTTATTGGCTTTGGTCGCCGCCGTGCTCTGTTTTGAagccgccgccaccgccggtGAGTTCAACTACGGCGATGCTGTGGATTTGAGTTTCTTGTATTTGGAAGCGCAAAGGTCCGGTAAACTTCCGGCGGACCGCCGTGTTAAGTGGCGGGGGGATTCTGGTCTTAAGGATGGTCTTGCACAAGGA GTGAATTTAGTGGGAGGGTACTACGACGCCGGAGACAATGTGAAGTTCGGGCTGCCAATGGCGTTCGTGACGACAATACTTTCATGGGGAGCCATTGATTTCAAGAAGGAAATTACAGATCTGAACCATATGGACAAAGCTTTGAAGGCCATTAAATGGGGCACTGATTACTTGATCAAGGCGCACCCTGAGCGCAACGTGCTTTGGGCACAGGTCGGCGATGGCGCCTCCGATCACTTCTGCTGGCAGCGCCCCGAGGATATGTCCACTCCCCGAACAGCTTACAAGCTCGATGAGTCCCATCCTGGCTCCGACCTCGCCGGTGAAACCGCCGCCGCCTTGGCCGCCGCTTCCATTGCTTTCAAAACTTACAACTCTTCCTATTCGGATCTCTTGCTGGTTCATGCTAAAGAG CTTTTCACATTTGCAGACACGTTTAGAGGATTATACGACGATTCGATCCCATGTGCTGCAGACTTCTACAGTTCATCTGGATATTGg gatGAACTGCTGTGGGCGGCGGCGTGGTTGTTCAGAGCCACCGGAGATGAATATTACTTGAAATACACGGTAGATAAAGCGGTGTCGTTCGGTGGAACTGGATGGGCAATGAAGGAATTCTCTTGGGATAACAAATACGCCGGCGTTCAGGTTCTTCTAACCAAGGTGTTGTTGGAGGGACGCGCCGCCGCTTATGAGTCGACGTTGAAGCAATATCAGGCGAAAGCCGACTATTTCGCTTGCGCTTGTCTTCAAAAGAACGATGGATTCAATATCAATAAAACTCCCG GTGGGTTGATGTACGTCCGGGAATGGAACAATATGCAATACGCCTCCGCCGCTGCATTCCTCATGGCGGTCTACTCCGTCTACCTCTCCGACGCCAACGCTAAGCTCACTTGTCCCGACGGCGTCTTCGAGCCTAAAGAACTCCTCAACTTCGCGCAATCGCAGGCCGATTACATCCTCGGCAAAAACCCTAACTCCATCAGCTATTTAATCGGCTACGGATCGAAATTTCCCCAAAAACTCCACCACAGAGGCTCTTCAATCGCTTCGATTTTCTCCGATCCCTCTCCAATCGGCTGCGTTCAAGGCTTCGATTTCTGGTACCATCGCCCTCAAGGAAACCCTAATGTTCTTCACGGCGCTCTCGTCGGTGGTCCGGACAAGAACGATAGATTCGATGACGATCGATCTGAGTATGAACAAACAGAGCCTACTCTCACCGCTTGTGCTCCTCTGCTTGGCCTGTTCTCCAAATTGCAGAGCTCTGTTAATGGCTACCGTATTCCTG GATCCCGGGGAAATCCACCGCCGGTTAAACCTGAAGAGAAATCGCCCAACGCAAATGCCCCTGTTCCAGTAG GGGCTCCAGTTGAGTTCATCCACACAATAACAAGCACATGGATGGTGAGCAAGGAGAGCTATTACAGGCACCAAGTGAAGATCAAGAACACATCAGGAAAGCCAATCTCCGATCTAAAACTGCGCCTCGAAAATCTCTCAGGCCCTATTTGGGGACTGTCTCCGACACAACAAAAAGGGATTTACGAGCTTCCGCCATGGCTGAGATTGCTTCAGCCTGGCTCTGAGTGTGTCTTCATCTACATCCAGGAAGGTCCTCAGGCTAAGGTCACTGTTTCTAGCTACCATTAA
- the LOC111806795 gene encoding delta(24)-sterol reductase gives MSDLEVPLRPKRKKVWVDYFVQFRWILVIFVVLPISFSLYFFTYLGDVKSAWKSYEKRQKEHDENVKKVVKRLKQRNPTKDGLVCTARKPWIAVGMRNVDYKRARHFEVDLSAFRNILDIDKERMIAKVEPLVNMGQISRATVPLNLSLAVVAELDDLTVGGLINGYGIEGSSHLYGLFSDTVVAYEIVLADGQVVRATKDNEYSDLFYAIPWSQGTIGLLVAAEIKLIPIKEYMKVTYKPFIGTLREIGQAYMDSLAPRDGDQDNPEKVPDFVETMIYTPSEAVVMTGRYASKEEAKKKGNVINQIGWWFKPWFYQHAATALKKGEFVEYIPTRDYYHRHTRSLYWEGKLILPLADQWWFRFLLGWMMPPKVSLLKATQGEAIRNYYHEMHVIQDMLVPLYKVPDALDWAHRELEVYPIWLCPHRLFKLPVKTMIYPEPGFELHRRQGDTHYAQMYTDVGLYYAPGPVLRGEVFDGAEAVRRMEKWLLENHGFQALYAVSELNEKDFWRMFDAELYEQCRKKYGAVGTFMTVYYKTKKGRKTEKEVKEAEQAHLETTYAELEQPN, from the exons ATGTCAGATTTAGAGGTTCCTCTGCGCCCAAAGAGGAAGAAGGTGTGGGTGGACTACTTTGTGCAATTCAGAtggattttagttatttttgttGTCCTTCCTATATCATTCAGCCTATACTTCTTCACATATCTTGGGGACGTCAAATCTGCCTGGAAATCCTACGAGAAACGCCAAAAGGAACACGATGAAAATGTCAAGAAAGTTGTAAAGCGCCTTAAACAGAGGAACCCAACAAAGGATGGCCTTGTTTGCACAGCCCGCAAGCCTTGGATTGCTGTTGGAATGCGAAATGTTGACTACAAACGAGCACGTCACTTTGAGGTTGATTTATCGGCTTTTCGAAATATTTTGGATATtgacaaagaaagaatgaTTGCCAAAGTTGAACCCCTTGTGAACATGGGGCAAATCAGCAGGGCCACTGTTCCACTCAATCTTTCCCTTGCTGTAGTTGCTGAACTTGACGATCTTACTGTTGGAGGACTCATCAACGGCTATGGAATTGAAGGAAGCTCCCATCTCTATGGCTTGTTCTCGGACACTGTTGTGGCTTATGAGATTGTTCTAGCAGATGGCCAGGTTGTTAGAGCCACTAAAGACAATGAGTACTCAGATCTTTTCTATGCAATCCCGTGGTCCCAAGGAACAATTGGTCTTCTTGTTGCTGCTGAGATTAAGCTCATACCCATTAAAGAGTATATGAAAGTCACATATAAACCTTTTATAGGGACATTGAGGGAGATAGGACAAGCTTATATGGATTCTCTTGCACCTAGAGATGGAGATCAAGATAACCCAGAAAAGGTTCCCGACTTTGTGGAAACTATGATTTATACCCCTTCTGAAGCTGTGGTCATGACAGGTAGATATGCCTCCAAAGAAGAGGcgaagaaaaagggaaatgtGATAAATCAGATTGGATGGTGGTTCAAACCATGGTTCTATCAGCATGCAGCTACCGCACTCAAGAAAGGCGAGTTTGTGGAGTATATCCCTACAAGGGATTACTATCATAGGCACACCAGGTCTTTGTATTGGGAGGGAAAGCTTATCCTTCCCCTTGCAGATCAATGGTGGTTCAGATTTTTATTGGGATGGATGATGCCTCCCAAAGTTTCTCTACTCAAAGCTACTCAAGGTGAAGCTATCAGAAACTATTACCATGAAATGCATGTTATTCAAGACATGCTTGTTCCTCTTTACAAGGTTCCGGATGCTTTGGACTGGGCTCATCGTGAGTTGGAG GTTTACCCTATTTGGCTCTGCCCACACAGACTCTTCAAGCTTCCAGTCAAAACCATGATATATCCTGAACCAGGATTCGAGTTACATCGTCGGCAAGGCGACACACATTATGCTCAAATGTACACAGATGTTGGACTCTACTATGCACCAGGCCCTGTCCTGAGGGGCGAGGTTTTCGACGGTGCCGAGGCTGTTCGTAGAATGGAAAAATGGCTTCTAGAAAACCATGGATTCCAGGCTCTATATGCAGTGTCAGAACTGAATGAGAAAGATTTCTGGAGGATGTTTGATGCTGAACTATATGAGCAATGCCGGAAGAAATATGGAGCTGTTGGAACCTTTATGACAGTTTACTACAAGACCAAGAAAGGCCGGAAAACTGAGAAGGAAGTGAAGGAAGCTGAACAAGCTCATCTTGAAACTACTTATGCTGAACTGGAACAGCCCAATTAA
- the LOC111806864 gene encoding glutamine synthetase nodule isozyme-like produces MSLLSDLINLNLTDTTEKIIAEYVWIGGSGLDLRSKARTLPGPVTDPAKLPKWNYDGSSTNQATGDNSEVILQPQAVFKDPFRRGNDILVMCDAYTSAGEPIPTNTRFNAAKIFSEPDVVAEEPWFGIEQEYTLLQKDTRWPLGWPVGGFPGPQGPYYCGTGADKAFGRDIVDAHYKACLYAGINISGINGEVMPGQWEFQVGPTVGIASGDQIWIARYILERITEMAGVVLTFDPKPVQGDWNGAGAHANYSTKSMRDDGGIEVIKKAIEKLSLRHKEHIAAYGEGNERRLTGRHETADINNFSWGVANRGASVRVGRDTEKAGKGYFEDRRPASNMDPYVVTSMIAETTILWKP; encoded by the exons ATGTCTCTCCTCTCCGATCTCATCAATCTTAACCTCACGGACACCACCGAGAAGATCATTGCCGAATACGTATG GATCGGAGGATCGGGACTCGATTTGAGAAGCAAAGCTAGG ACTCTTCCGGGACCCGTGACCGATCCGGCGAAACTCCCCAAGTGGAACTACGACGGTTCCAGTACGAATCAAGCCACCGGAGACAACAGTGAAGTCATCTTACA ACCTCAGGCGGTTTTCAAGGATCCTTTCAGAAGAGGGAACGACATCTTG GTGATGTGTGATGCCTATACGTCAGCTGGCGAGCCGATTCCCACCAACACGAGATTCAACGCCGCCAAGATTTTTAGCGAGCCGGACGTTGTTGCCGAGGAACCTTG GTTCGGAATTGAGCAGGAATACACTCTCCTCCAAAAGGATACACGCTGGCCCCTTGGTTGGCCTGTCGGTGGCTTCCCAGGCCCACAG GGTCCTTACTACTGTGGGACAGGAGCAGACAAGGCCTTCGGCCGAGACATCGTGGATGCTCACTATAAGGCCTGCCTTTATGCCGGAATCAACATTAGTGGAATCAATGGAGAAGTCATGCCCGGACAG TGGGAATTCCAAGTCGGTCCTACCGTTGGTATTGCTTCTGGTGATCAGATATGGATCGCTCGATACATCCTCGAG AGGATCACAGAAATGGCAGGAGTCGTTCTCACCTTCGACCCAAAGCCAGTTCAG GGTGACTGGAATGGCGCTGGTGCTCACGCCAACTAcag CACCAAATCAATGAGAGACGACGGTGGTATTGAAGTGATCAAGAAGGCCATCGAAAAGCTGAGTTTGCGCCATAAAGAGCACATTGCTGCCTATGGAGAAGGCAACGAGCGGAGGTTGACAGGCCGCCACGAGACTGCTGATATCAACAACTTCTCTTGG GGAGTTGCAAACAGAGGAGCCTCAGTCCGTGTTGGGCGAGACACTGAAAAGGCCGGCAAAG GCTACTTCGAGGATCGAAGGCCAGCTTCAAACATGGATCCTTACGTGGTGACTTCCATGATCGCCGAAACAACCATTCTGTGGAAGCCCTAA